The following proteins are co-located in the Dyadobacter chenwenxiniae genome:
- a CDS encoding Tex family protein: MNFPYIAHQTSISEKQVRSTIQLFEEGATLPFISRYRKEATGGLDEVQIGAIKDAWQKQLEVEKRREAILKNIEEQGKLTPELRKQLENAFTTVELEDIYLPYKQKRKTRAGIAIERGLEPLAQLIFTGKESDPEKKAASFLNDQVASVEDALQGARDIIAEWINENQDSRTRIRNLFQRSAVISSKVKKKKEEEGVKYRDYFEFSEPLSRIPSHRLLAIRRGEEEGILNVTISPDEDQAIEALDRLFRKGPPAVLQQMELAISDSYKRLLKPSIETEFANLSKEKADIAAIQVFTENLRQLLLASPLGQKSVLAIDPGYRTGCKVVVLDSQGNLVADQVIYPFDKPAEANAKLSDLIQKWKIEAIAVGNGTAGRETEDFVRKLLTNAGKSEEVGLFMVSEQGASIYSASDVAREEFPEKDVTVRGSVSIGRRLMDPLAELVKIDPKSIGVGQYQHDVDQNSLRNALDTVVESCVNSVGVNLNTASKHLLRYVSGLGTALAQNIVDFRAKNGDFKSRQQLLKVPRLGSKAFEQAAGFLRIENGVNPLDNSAVHPERYDVVGQMAKDVGADIKDLMQKPELRKQIKPEKYVSESVGLPTLKDILLELEKPSRDPREGMKKFEFDSSVRKPEDLKVGMVLPGIVTNITAFGAFVDVGVKQDGLVHVSQMADKFIKDPNEVVKLQQIVSVKVTEVDLARKRIALSMKL, from the coding sequence ATGAATTTCCCTTACATTGCCCATCAGACGTCGATTTCTGAAAAACAGGTTAGAAGTACGATCCAACTTTTTGAAGAAGGGGCCACGCTGCCGTTTATATCGCGTTACCGGAAGGAAGCCACAGGCGGATTGGATGAAGTGCAGATCGGGGCGATAAAAGATGCCTGGCAGAAGCAACTGGAAGTTGAAAAACGCCGGGAAGCCATTTTGAAAAACATTGAAGAGCAGGGTAAACTTACGCCTGAGCTGCGTAAACAGCTGGAAAATGCATTTACGACAGTTGAACTGGAAGACATTTACCTGCCATACAAACAAAAGCGAAAAACCCGTGCAGGCATCGCCATAGAGCGCGGACTGGAACCGCTTGCTCAGCTGATTTTTACAGGCAAGGAATCGGATCCTGAAAAAAAGGCTGCCTCGTTTTTGAATGATCAGGTTGCATCAGTGGAAGACGCATTGCAGGGGGCCAGGGACATTATAGCGGAATGGATCAACGAAAATCAGGATTCACGGACGCGCATTCGCAATCTTTTCCAGCGCAGCGCAGTCATTAGTTCAAAGGTCAAGAAGAAAAAAGAGGAGGAGGGCGTTAAATACCGCGACTATTTTGAATTTTCAGAACCATTGTCGCGCATTCCTTCACACAGGCTGCTGGCAATCCGGCGCGGGGAAGAGGAAGGGATTTTGAATGTAACGATTTCACCGGATGAGGATCAGGCCATTGAGGCGCTGGACAGGCTTTTTCGCAAAGGGCCGCCTGCTGTGTTACAGCAAATGGAGCTCGCCATTTCAGACAGTTACAAGCGGCTCTTGAAACCTTCCATCGAAACAGAATTTGCTAACCTTTCGAAAGAAAAGGCAGATATTGCTGCTATTCAGGTGTTTACTGAAAACTTGCGGCAGTTGTTACTGGCGTCGCCGCTGGGACAAAAAAGCGTGCTGGCGATCGATCCTGGTTACCGGACTGGCTGCAAGGTGGTTGTATTGGATAGTCAGGGTAACCTGGTTGCGGATCAGGTGATCTATCCTTTTGATAAACCTGCCGAGGCAAATGCCAAACTTTCCGATCTGATCCAAAAATGGAAGATAGAAGCGATTGCGGTTGGTAACGGCACGGCGGGAAGGGAAACGGAGGATTTCGTGCGGAAGCTTCTGACTAACGCCGGCAAGTCAGAAGAGGTCGGTTTGTTCATGGTCAGCGAGCAGGGTGCTTCGATTTATTCCGCTTCGGATGTGGCCCGCGAAGAATTTCCTGAGAAGGATGTAACTGTTCGTGGCTCTGTTTCAATCGGACGCCGGTTAATGGATCCATTGGCAGAGTTAGTAAAAATTGATCCGAAATCCATTGGGGTAGGTCAGTATCAGCACGATGTGGACCAGAATTCATTGCGAAATGCTTTGGATACAGTCGTGGAAAGCTGCGTAAATTCCGTAGGCGTAAATCTCAACACGGCTAGCAAGCATCTTTTGCGCTATGTATCGGGCCTGGGAACGGCTCTGGCGCAGAATATCGTGGATTTTCGGGCCAAAAACGGCGACTTTAAATCGCGACAGCAATTATTGAAAGTGCCTCGGCTCGGATCGAAGGCATTTGAGCAGGCAGCAGGATTTTTAAGGATTGAAAATGGAGTCAATCCACTGGATAATAGCGCTGTACATCCTGAACGTTACGATGTTGTCGGACAAATGGCGAAGGATGTGGGTGCAGACATCAAGGATCTGATGCAGAAACCCGAGCTGCGGAAACAGATCAAGCCGGAAAAGTACGTTTCGGAATCAGTGGGACTTCCAACATTGAAAGACATCCTCCTTGAACTTGAAAAGCCGTCGCGCGATCCGCGCGAGGGAATGAAGAAATTTGAGTTTGACAGCTCGGTCAGAAAGCCGGAAGACTTGAAGGTCGGAATGGTGTTACCGGGAATTGTAACCAACATTACCGCATTCGGTGCATTTGTGGACGTCGGCGTGAAGCAGGATGGTTTGGTGCACGTCTCGCAGATGGCCGATAAGTTTATCAAAGATCCTAACGAAGTCGTGAAGCTTCAACAGATCGTAAGTGTAAAAGTCACTGAGGTCGATTTAGCAAGAAAGCGCATCGCACTGAGCATGAAGTTATAG
- a CDS encoding ThuA domain-containing protein: MKILSQKTIGLLLLITTLLPLAGHAQSQFKVIAFFTGKNDLAHISFVGEANKRFPEMAKNNNFTYDTTSNWNNLNANFLADYQVVLFLDTRPETPEQREAFQKYMENGGGWLGFHFAAFALTPSAYPQNWDWYHNAFLGSGQYKSNTWRPTSAILKVEDSKSPVTRGLSKTFKASPNEWYRWEKDLKANPDIRVLLSIDQASFPLGTGPKQHEIWHSGYYPVVWTNKKYKMVYMNMGHNDIDYENKTNKELSFTFDNPTQNELILNTMLWLGKAKK, encoded by the coding sequence ATGAAAATCCTGAGCCAAAAGACAATTGGCTTGCTCCTGCTGATCACAACATTATTGCCTCTTGCCGGGCACGCCCAATCTCAGTTCAAAGTCATCGCATTCTTCACCGGGAAAAACGATTTGGCGCATATCAGTTTTGTTGGAGAAGCCAATAAGCGCTTTCCCGAAATGGCTAAAAATAACAACTTCACTTACGACACCACCAGTAACTGGAACAATCTGAACGCAAATTTTCTAGCTGATTATCAAGTTGTTCTGTTTCTGGACACCAGACCCGAAACACCAGAGCAGCGTGAGGCATTTCAAAAATACATGGAGAACGGCGGTGGCTGGCTGGGTTTCCACTTCGCAGCATTTGCACTGACGCCATCGGCTTATCCGCAAAATTGGGATTGGTATCACAATGCATTTCTGGGCTCGGGCCAGTATAAAAGCAATACCTGGCGTCCAACATCGGCTATTCTGAAGGTTGAAGATTCTAAAAGTCCTGTAACCAGAGGATTATCAAAAACATTCAAAGCATCGCCTAATGAATGGTATCGCTGGGAAAAGGACCTTAAAGCGAATCCTGACATTCGAGTCCTGTTATCCATCGATCAGGCAAGCTTTCCGCTGGGAACGGGCCCGAAACAGCACGAAATCTGGCACAGTGGTTATTATCCTGTCGTTTGGACCAATAAAAAATACAAAATGGTGTATATGAATATGGGTCACAACGACATTGATTATGAGAACAAAACAAACAAGGAACTTTCCTTCACATTCGACAATCCCACGCAGAATGAGTTGATTTTGAACACAATGCTCTGGCTGGGCAAAGCAAAAAAATAA
- a CDS encoding SRPBCC domain-containing protein → MAEQLIVKNSITINAPASAVWDALINPEKTKKYMFGCETVSDWKVGSELLWRGQYEGNEIVYVKGKIVEIQPEKLLIYTTIDPNSSIEDVPENYVDVTYELVSQQGKTVLNVSQGDFSTVANGESRYQDSYNNGDGWNPILVEIKKLVENS, encoded by the coding sequence ATGGCTGAACAACTCATTGTCAAAAATAGCATTACAATCAATGCTCCTGCTTCCGCAGTATGGGACGCATTAATCAATCCTGAAAAAACAAAAAAATACATGTTTGGTTGCGAAACAGTTTCCGACTGGAAAGTGGGTAGCGAATTGTTGTGGCGAGGTCAATATGAAGGAAACGAGATCGTGTATGTAAAGGGCAAAATTGTCGAAATCCAGCCGGAAAAATTACTGATTTACACAACCATTGATCCCAATTCCAGCATTGAGGATGTGCCCGAAAATTATGTCGATGTGACATATGAACTCGTATCTCAGCAAGGTAAGACGGTTCTAAATGTTTCGCAAGGCGATTTCAGCACGGTTGCAAATGGAGAAAGCCGTTACCAGGATTCCTACAACAATGGGGATGGCTGGAACCCCATCCTTGTAGAAATTAAAAAACTGGTCGAAAACAGCTGA
- a CDS encoding cation:proton antiporter: MDSYMITLTIIGIATLGMAWMPSFTKTTGISDSVVYVVLGVIVYGLLDILPNPNPLTFNVQTIHLTELVVVVSLMGTGLKIDKPFSFKAWSVPFRMLTITMVLCIAAVSMIAYYFLHFDLASALLLGAVLAPTDPVLAADVQVGPPMEQVKDEVRFSLTAEAGMNDGMAFPFTWLAILLAGSATGEFGEILGDWFQIDLAYKIVVGIALGILLGRVLAYVIFNFSEKRKSISLNDGFIAVAAALAIFGLVELIGGYGFVAVFVAAVTMRNYEFNHQFHKDLHSFSDQTERILVAIVLLIFGGSLVHGILDHLTWPYALLSLFFLLIIRPVSSLIALIGTKLHFKERMGIGFYGIRGVGSFYYLAFALNKETFLMGKELWSTVSFIVLLSVAIHGLTATHVMTSLEKKFSRSV; encoded by the coding sequence ATGGACAGCTACATGATTACCCTCACCATTATCGGAATAGCGACGCTCGGGATGGCCTGGATGCCTTCGTTCACGAAGACGACAGGCATTTCTGACTCGGTCGTTTATGTTGTCCTTGGTGTAATCGTCTATGGGCTTCTGGACATTCTCCCGAATCCTAATCCGCTTACATTCAATGTTCAGACCATTCATTTAACGGAATTGGTCGTCGTCGTTTCCCTGATGGGGACGGGTCTGAAAATTGATAAACCATTTTCCTTCAAAGCCTGGTCAGTCCCATTTCGCATGCTTACGATCACAATGGTGCTATGCATTGCGGCAGTGAGCATGATTGCATATTACTTCCTGCATTTTGACCTGGCTTCCGCCCTTTTGCTGGGTGCTGTGCTGGCGCCAACGGACCCGGTTTTAGCCGCTGATGTGCAGGTGGGGCCTCCAATGGAACAGGTCAAAGACGAAGTGCGCTTCTCGCTCACCGCAGAGGCCGGCATGAACGACGGTATGGCGTTCCCCTTCACCTGGCTGGCCATTTTGCTGGCAGGCTCCGCAACAGGCGAATTTGGTGAGATTTTGGGAGACTGGTTTCAGATTGATCTGGCTTATAAAATCGTCGTGGGAATAGCATTAGGCATTCTCTTAGGCCGGGTTCTGGCATATGTTATTTTCAACTTTTCTGAAAAGCGAAAATCAATCAGTCTGAATGATGGCTTCATTGCCGTGGCAGCGGCACTGGCGATATTTGGTCTTGTGGAATTGATTGGCGGATATGGATTTGTGGCTGTCTTCGTGGCAGCCGTCACCATGCGCAATTACGAGTTCAACCATCAGTTTCATAAGGATCTGCATAGCTTTTCTGACCAGACAGAGCGTATTCTCGTCGCCATTGTGCTGCTTATTTTCGGTGGCAGTCTTGTGCATGGTATTTTGGATCATTTGACCTGGCCATATGCGCTGCTATCCTTGTTTTTTCTGCTGATAATCCGGCCTGTTTCGTCTTTGATAGCATTGATTGGCACGAAACTGCATTTTAAGGAAAGAATGGGCATAGGTTTTTACGGGATCCGCGGTGTGGGTTCCTTCTATTATCTGGCTTTTGCATTGAATAAAGAAACTTTTCTGATGGGTAAAGAACTCTGGTCCACCGTTTCATTCATTGTATTATTATCCGTCGCTATACACGGGCTCACGGCAACACACGTCATGACAAGCCTTGAAAAGAAGTTTTCCAGATCGGTTTGA
- a CDS encoding SRPBCC family protein: METQSTIICPPELTSRPLGLKVEKLIALPVSKVFKAWTSQIDLWFASPGSFLGKAENNTPFYFETSYQGVRHPHYGRFLTVRENEKIELTWVTGEGGTEGAETVLTVNLSGVDNGTFLSLTHAGFASESSRNNHQEAWPVVLAQLEERMSRPAD, encoded by the coding sequence ATGGAAACCCAAAGCACCATCATCTGCCCGCCGGAACTTACATCCCGTCCACTTGGCCTTAAAGTGGAAAAACTGATTGCATTACCCGTTTCAAAGGTTTTTAAAGCCTGGACCAGTCAGATCGATCTCTGGTTTGCTTCTCCCGGTTCCTTTTTGGGTAAGGCCGAAAACAATACGCCGTTCTATTTTGAAACTTCTTACCAAGGTGTCAGACACCCGCATTACGGCCGTTTCTTGACGGTTCGGGAGAATGAAAAGATCGAGCTTACCTGGGTTACAGGTGAAGGTGGAACGGAGGGCGCAGAAACTGTTTTGACAGTAAACTTGTCCGGAGTCGACAATGGCACATTTTTAAGCCTTACCCATGCCGGATTTGCCAGTGAATCTTCCAGGAACAATCATCAGGAAGCCTGGCCGGTTGTCCTTGCCCAGCTTGAAGAACGTATGTCCAGACCCGCTGACTAA
- a CDS encoding LLM class flavin-dependent oxidoreductase, producing the protein MKHIKLGILDQSVVRQGATVQEAIQETISTAKLAEDLGYSRFWISEHHNSTFIAGSTPEVLMVKLADATNHIRIGSGGIMLPNHSALKVAENFRMLETLFPGRIDLGMGRAPGTDRITSSLLNPSNDFSESSYLRQLEHLQHFFRDTAGTERGFIYAAPQSTTIPMQWILSSSGGSSNIAARFGMGLAVAKFINGFVKPDVIETYRKNFRPSDQYAQPHALLSVFVLCGETEEKALEMRKMMDYILVEFEKGKFGPFPDADTVRKYRFTEGELERIRYNSGRIVSGTKEDVKEQLTRLADDFDVDEIIISTMADSNESRVRSFELISEAFNLREPVQ; encoded by the coding sequence ATGAAACATATAAAATTAGGCATACTGGACCAGTCTGTTGTAAGACAGGGCGCTACGGTTCAGGAAGCCATTCAGGAGACTATTTCCACAGCAAAGCTTGCCGAAGATCTGGGATATAGCCGTTTCTGGATTTCTGAACATCATAATTCAACATTTATTGCAGGATCCACGCCAGAAGTGCTGATGGTGAAACTGGCTGACGCCACGAACCATATCCGCATCGGATCAGGAGGGATCATGCTGCCCAACCATAGCGCATTAAAAGTGGCCGAGAATTTCAGAATGCTGGAAACACTTTTTCCGGGCCGTATAGATCTGGGAATGGGCCGCGCGCCGGGCACAGACCGCATTACTTCTTCTCTGCTAAATCCTTCCAACGATTTCAGTGAAAGCAGCTATCTTCGTCAGTTAGAGCATTTACAGCATTTTTTCAGAGATACAGCAGGAACAGAGCGTGGTTTTATTTACGCTGCACCGCAGTCGACCACGATCCCCATGCAATGGATCCTGAGTTCCAGCGGCGGCAGCAGCAACATTGCGGCGAGATTTGGAATGGGACTGGCTGTTGCGAAGTTTATCAATGGATTTGTGAAACCGGATGTGATCGAAACCTACCGCAAAAATTTCCGGCCATCCGATCAGTACGCCCAGCCACACGCTTTGCTTTCCGTTTTTGTCCTGTGCGGCGAGACAGAGGAAAAAGCATTGGAAATGCGTAAAATGATGGACTACATTCTGGTAGAATTTGAAAAAGGTAAATTCGGCCCGTTCCCGGACGCCGACACTGTAAGAAAATACCGCTTTACCGAAGGAGAGCTGGAACGCATACGTTATAACAGCGGCAGGATTGTCTCGGGCACCAAAGAAGATGTGAAGGAGCAGCTGACCAGGCTCGCGGACGACTTCGATGTTGACGAAATTATTATTTCCACCATGGCCGACAGCAATGAGAGCAGAGTAAGATCTTTTGAATTAATTTCTGAGGCATTTAATTTGAGAGAACCGGTTCAATAA
- a CDS encoding GAF domain-containing sensor histidine kinase: MKNLPPIPENEMERLLSLADFDLDYADLHETFKDLAKLAAKVTGTSISLVNLIDSLTQWTISNYGLDLDQMLREDSVCQYTIMEAEHFEVLDLSADNRFKDKDYVTGNPNVRYYYGVPLKTSNGLQIGALCVLDKEQKTLDPEKIELIKIIADEIVGRLKTHKVLENLRSKLNEAKQTQKKVAHDIRGPLGGIVGLAQIIKDQGDDNQMDEVLEFINLIHKSGNSILDLAEEILESHKEKKSLNAANVVTDNSRFNLTMFKDKLLRLYEPQAKHKHVNFIVNTSALTENVAFSKNKLLQITGNLISNAIKFTPAGGTVTVDLKLAITLEVPTLQIAVSDTGVGLNAESIEAVMSGNASSTGGTGGEQGFGFGLALVRHLVESLGGEMSISSDVGKGTTFEVNLPQNIY; the protein is encoded by the coding sequence TTGAAAAATTTGCCTCCGATCCCTGAAAACGAAATGGAAAGGTTACTGAGCCTCGCCGATTTCGATCTTGATTACGCTGACCTCCACGAAACATTCAAAGATTTAGCAAAACTGGCCGCCAAGGTCACCGGCACATCAATATCTTTGGTTAATCTCATCGATTCGCTGACGCAATGGACCATTTCCAACTACGGACTTGACTTAGATCAGATGCTGCGGGAGGACTCGGTTTGCCAGTATACCATCATGGAAGCAGAGCATTTTGAGGTGTTGGACCTGTCTGCTGATAACCGCTTCAAGGATAAGGATTACGTGACTGGTAATCCCAATGTGCGTTATTATTATGGCGTCCCGTTGAAAACAAGCAATGGGCTCCAAATTGGTGCATTGTGCGTGCTGGACAAGGAACAAAAAACGCTGGACCCGGAAAAAATCGAGCTGATCAAGATCATCGCGGATGAGATCGTCGGCCGCTTAAAAACCCATAAAGTCCTTGAAAACCTTCGTTCCAAGTTGAATGAGGCCAAGCAAACGCAAAAGAAAGTGGCACATGATATTCGCGGGCCATTGGGAGGGATTGTAGGATTAGCTCAGATTATCAAGGATCAGGGAGATGATAATCAAATGGACGAAGTCCTGGAATTTATCAACCTGATCCATAAAAGCGGGAATTCGATACTGGATCTCGCAGAGGAAATCCTGGAATCGCACAAAGAAAAGAAGTCGCTGAATGCAGCAAACGTTGTAACGGACAACAGCCGCTTTAATCTGACCATGTTTAAGGATAAGTTGCTTAGACTGTACGAACCCCAAGCCAAGCATAAGCACGTCAATTTCATAGTCAACACGAGTGCTTTGACAGAAAATGTTGCTTTCTCAAAAAACAAACTGCTTCAGATAACCGGAAACCTGATTTCAAACGCAATCAAGTTCACACCCGCGGGCGGCACGGTGACCGTTGATTTAAAACTGGCCATTACATTGGAAGTGCCCACGCTTCAAATCGCCGTTTCCGACACCGGTGTAGGTTTGAATGCGGAAAGTATTGAAGCGGTTATGTCCGGCAATGCGTCATCCACTGGTGGAACTGGCGGCGAACAGGGTTTTGGTTTCGGTTTAGCGCTCGTTCGGCATCTGGTTGAAAGCCTGGGAGGCGAAATGTCCATTTCCTCCGATGTTGGAAAGGGAACGACATTCGAGGTTAACCTTCCTCAAAATATTTATTAG
- a CDS encoding DUF2147 domain-containing protein → MYKIAFTIFLAFIFCNVIGQSSPGDQILGEWVNEEKDTRIEVYKNGTQYAGRLIWALNLMEADGQTLRKDVNNTEEKLRNRSVANIDLLHGFIFSEGIWDDGKMYDPKSGKTYNCLLKLRNDKLEIRGYVGIPLLGRTTYWERVL, encoded by the coding sequence ATGTATAAAATTGCTTTTACCATATTTTTGGCATTTATTTTTTGTAACGTTATTGGCCAATCCAGCCCTGGTGATCAGATATTGGGAGAATGGGTGAATGAAGAAAAAGATACGCGGATCGAGGTTTATAAGAACGGCACACAGTATGCCGGAAGGCTGATCTGGGCTCTAAATCTTATGGAAGCCGATGGCCAGACCCTGCGCAAAGACGTTAACAATACCGAGGAAAAACTCCGAAACAGAAGCGTTGCCAATATTGATCTCTTACATGGTTTCATATTCAGTGAGGGAATTTGGGACGATGGGAAAATGTATGATCCCAAAAGCGGAAAAACTTACAACTGTTTGTTAAAATTAAGAAATGACAAGCTTGAAATCCGTGGCTATGTCGGCATTCCGCTGCTTGGCAGAACGACCTACTGGGAACGTGTCTTATAA
- a CDS encoding helix-turn-helix transcriptional regulator, protein MEEIQTREFEKGSMTGVVWQCDGIRIGHAVSKFTELSSFSSSSKTDVVRMHFGMRGNYSFDYKQLNKTFDLIGGHHNMMYSHDFDMVVNNKTLELETFGIQFPKDLFIRFTAHSSESLSRFCENIGEGRSAILSDKWGTIDSPIQQVIQQIIHCKYADDLKKLFLLSKSIELLVLCADAVSASKTKKEIFIKNSTDKEKIIAVRDLINDRVHCPPNLSEIAQYVGLNEYKLKRGFKETFNNTVFGYLTDQRLNLARQYLLDTQKTAAEIASQLGYATPQHFNNAFKKKFGITPYLVRNNP, encoded by the coding sequence ATGGAAGAAATACAAACCAGAGAATTTGAAAAAGGCAGCATGACTGGTGTCGTCTGGCAATGTGATGGCATCCGGATTGGCCACGCCGTTTCCAAATTTACCGAACTTAGCAGCTTCTCATCCAGTAGTAAAACGGATGTTGTTCGCATGCATTTCGGAATGCGGGGCAATTACAGCTTTGATTATAAGCAGCTTAATAAAACTTTTGACCTCATTGGCGGACATCATAATATGATGTATTCCCATGATTTTGATATGGTGGTCAACAACAAAACGCTGGAATTGGAAACATTTGGCATTCAGTTCCCCAAAGACCTCTTCATCCGCTTCACAGCGCATTCGAGCGAATCTCTCAGCAGATTTTGTGAAAACATCGGGGAAGGGAGAAGCGCTATTCTTTCTGATAAATGGGGCACCATTGATTCCCCGATCCAACAGGTCATCCAGCAGATCATTCATTGCAAATATGCCGATGATCTCAAAAAGCTGTTTTTATTATCCAAAAGCATTGAGTTGCTTGTCCTTTGCGCGGATGCGGTGAGTGCTTCTAAAACCAAAAAAGAGATTTTTATAAAAAATTCCACAGATAAGGAAAAAATCATCGCCGTAAGGGACCTGATTAACGATCGCGTACATTGTCCGCCAAACTTGTCCGAAATCGCCCAATATGTGGGATTGAATGAATACAAGCTCAAACGTGGCTTCAAAGAGACATTTAATAACACCGTCTTTGGCTACCTCACCGACCAGCGCTTGAACCTGGCGCGACAATATTTACTGGACACGCAGAAAACCGCCGCTGAAATTGCTTCTCAGCTGGGATATGCGACGCCGCAACATTTTAATAATGCATTCAAGAAGAAATTTGGGATCACACCTTATTTGGTTAGAAATAATCCGTGA
- a CDS encoding RsmB/NOP family class I SAM-dependent RNA methyltransferase, with protein MKLYKGLVAATVEALQHIFVKNRQADRVVEQLLKTNKKWGARDRAFIAGNTYEIVRWWRLIKFSADIERVSEPEEFWKIVGTWQIIKPVQLKTEDDGNLPEWPEFEDMDAVNILSRYQEGLSVRKVAQSIPDWIDSIGAEELGEAWDAEIAALNQQAPVVIRVNTLKSDVQTVKEGFGEDGAAEIANIPNALVLKKRQNVLNQEAFKQGFFEVQDAGSQLIAPYLDIQPGHSVIDACAGAGGKTLHIAALLNNEGSILAMDIEHHKLLELEKRAARNGVKNLETMLISSEKLIETLAGTADRLLLDVPCSGLGVLRRNPDSKWKLKPQFLDEIKKVQWQILNNYSQMVKPGGKMVYATCSVLPSESEDQVKRFMKANKKDWKFISAHRTSAAKDGTDGFYMALMQRK; from the coding sequence TTGAAACTTTATAAAGGACTTGTTGCGGCAACGGTTGAAGCATTGCAGCATATTTTCGTAAAGAACCGTCAAGCCGACAGGGTTGTTGAACAACTTTTGAAAACCAATAAAAAGTGGGGTGCACGTGATCGCGCATTTATTGCGGGCAACACGTATGAGATCGTGCGCTGGTGGCGCCTGATCAAATTTTCGGCAGACATTGAAAGAGTATCTGAGCCGGAAGAATTTTGGAAAATTGTGGGCACATGGCAGATCATCAAACCGGTTCAATTGAAAACAGAGGATGACGGAAATTTACCAGAATGGCCCGAGTTTGAGGACATGGATGCAGTAAATATCTTATCCAGATATCAGGAAGGCCTTAGCGTTCGCAAAGTTGCCCAGTCTATCCCGGATTGGATTGACTCAATCGGAGCAGAGGAACTGGGTGAAGCCTGGGATGCAGAAATTGCTGCATTAAATCAGCAGGCTCCCGTTGTTATTCGCGTAAATACATTAAAAAGTGATGTTCAAACGGTTAAGGAAGGGTTTGGGGAAGACGGCGCTGCGGAAATCGCTAACATTCCCAATGCGCTGGTTTTAAAAAAACGCCAGAATGTGCTGAACCAGGAAGCATTCAAACAAGGATTTTTCGAAGTTCAGGATGCTGGTTCCCAGCTGATTGCACCATATCTGGACATTCAACCCGGACATAGTGTAATTGACGCCTGTGCTGGTGCTGGCGGAAAAACATTGCACATCGCGGCGCTGCTCAATAATGAGGGTTCAATCCTGGCTATGGACATTGAGCACCACAAATTGCTTGAACTGGAAAAGCGCGCTGCCCGCAACGGCGTGAAAAACCTGGAAACCATGCTCATTTCGTCTGAAAAGCTCATTGAAACACTCGCAGGAACAGCAGATCGTTTGCTACTTGATGTGCCGTGCTCAGGTTTGGGTGTGTTAAGAAGAAATCCCGACTCAAAATGGAAGCTGAAACCGCAATTCCTGGATGAAATCAAAAAAGTGCAATGGCAGATTTTGAATAATTATAGCCAAATGGTCAAACCAGGCGGTAAAATGGTTTATGCTACATGCAGCGTGCTTCCGTCTGAGTCTGAGGATCAGGTCAAGCGGTTCATGAAAGCCAATAAAAAGGATTGGAAATTTATTTCCGCACATCGCACCTCCGCTGCAAAGGATGGCACCGACGGGTTTTACATGGCCCTGATGCAGCGGAAATAA